Genomic segment of Xanthomonas sp. DAR 35659:
TTGCAGGTCCTGCTGAACAACGCCGCCGATGCCGGCGAGCGCGCCGGCCACCCGCAAGTGGACCTGAACGTGCGGGTCACCGGCAGCGAACTGATCGGCGAGGTGCGCGACTACGGCGGCGGCTTCGACGCCAACCAGGTCGCGTTGCCGGCCACCCTGTTCCGCAGCGGCAAGCCCGACAGCATGGGCGTGGGCCTGGCGCTGTCGCATGCGACCATCGAACGCCTGGGCGGCGAACTCTGGACCCAGCCCGCGCCCGGCCACGGCGCCCGGGTCGGCTTCCGCCTGCCGCTGCTCGCCCTGGAGACCTCCGCATGAACACCGACACCCCGCTGGGCCTGCTGGTCGACGATGATCCGCTGTACCTGCGCACCCTGCAGCGCACCCTCGCCCGCCGCGGACTGGAGACGCAGACCGCCGACAGCGGCGCGGCGGCGCTGGCGCTGGCCACGGCCACGCCGCCGGACTACGCGCTGATCGACCTCAAGCTCGGCGACGAATCCGGACTGGCGCTGATCCAGCCGCTGCGCGCGATCCGCGCCGACATGCGCATCCTGCTGGTCACCGGCTACGCCAGCATCGCCACCGCGGTGGAGGCGATCAAGCTCGGTGCCGACGACTACCTGCCCAAGCCGGCCACGGTGCCGATGATCCTGCGCGCGCTGAACCTGGAGGCGGAGGAGGCCGAGGACGACGACGGCGCCGACGTGCCGGACGCGATGACCCCGCTCAGCCGCCTGCAGTGGGAACACATCCAGCAGGCCATGCACGAGACCGGCGGCAATGTCTCGGCCGCTGCACGCCTGCTCGGCATGCACCGGCGCTCGCTGCAGCGCAAGTTGGCCAAGCGCCCCAGCCCGCAGCGCGAACCGCCTCGCTAGCGGTCCGACGGAAGCCAGCGCCATCGCGCTTCATCACGCGATCTTCACGTCGCAAATCGCGTCGCGTTCGTCTACGTCGCAGGGCGCGGATCGATTCAAGTCGATGGGCCGCGCGCCGCTAACAAGGCATGACGTCCCGCCCTCTTCCGACGCCACCCGACGAATCCAAGCGGCTGGCCACCCTGCGTCAGCTGTGCCTGCTCGACACGCCAGCCGACCGCGCCTTTGACCTGATCACCCAGTTGGCCTCGCGCAGCCTGCGCACGCCGATCGCGCTGGTGTCGCTGATCGACGAACAGCGGCAGTGGTTCAAGTCGCGGGTCGGCCTGGCCGCGCCGCAGACGCCGCGCAGCCAGGCGTTCTGCGCGCATGCGATCCACAACCCGGAACTGCTGGTGGTGGCCGACGCGCGGCAGGATCCGCGCTTCCGCGACAACCCGCTGGTGACCGGGCCGCCCTTCATCCGCTTCTACGCCGGCGCGCCGCTGATCCTGGCCGACGGCACCGGCCTGGGCACTTTGTGCGTGATCGACAGCGAACCGCGCCACGTGTTCGACGCGGCGTCGCGCGCCACCCTGGAGGAGCTGCGCGATCTGCTGCTGTTGCGGATCGAGACCCTGCGCAACACCGGCTTCGTCGACGCCTTGACCGGCCTGCCCAACCGCAGCCGTTTCAACGAAGACCTGACCATGTGGCTGTCGCTGCAGAGCAAGGACCAGCACGACACCGGCGTGGCCATCGACGTGTGCGGCGCCGACTACTTCCGCGACATGGTCAAGGCGCTGGGCTGGGAATACGCCGAGGGCTATCTGCTGGCCGCGCGCGACCGCCTGCTGGCGGCGCTGGACGGGCGCCCCGCGTACCGCATCGACACCACCAGCTTCGCCTTCGTCGTGGACGGCCACGATCCGGCGCAACTGGCGCAGCGCTGCACGCAGGTGTGCGGCGCCTTCGCCGAGGCGATAGAGCACCAGGGCATTCCGCACGCGGCGACGCCGTCGATCGGCGCGGTGCGCCTGGACGGCGCGCTCAGCGCCAATCACACGCTGCGTTCGCTGACCACCGCGGTGGACATGGCGCGCCAGCGCGGCCTGCCGTGGAGCCTGTACGAACGCGGCCACGACGCCAGCCAACGCAACGCCTTCCGCATCCTGGCCGCGCTGCCCGAAGCGCTGGACGCGCGCGATCAGCTGAGCCTGCACTATCAGC
This window contains:
- a CDS encoding response regulator transcription factor, whose product is MNTDTPLGLLVDDDPLYLRTLQRTLARRGLETQTADSGAAALALATATPPDYALIDLKLGDESGLALIQPLRAIRADMRILLVTGYASIATAVEAIKLGADDYLPKPATVPMILRALNLEAEEAEDDDGADVPDAMTPLSRLQWEHIQQAMHETGGNVSAAARLLGMHRRSLQRKLAKRPSPQREPPR
- a CDS encoding EAL domain-containing protein gives rise to the protein MTSRPLPTPPDESKRLATLRQLCLLDTPADRAFDLITQLASRSLRTPIALVSLIDEQRQWFKSRVGLAAPQTPRSQAFCAHAIHNPELLVVADARQDPRFRDNPLVTGPPFIRFYAGAPLILADGTGLGTLCVIDSEPRHVFDAASRATLEELRDLLLLRIETLRNTGFVDALTGLPNRSRFNEDLTMWLSLQSKDQHDTGVAIDVCGADYFRDMVKALGWEYAEGYLLAARDRLLAALDGRPAYRIDTTSFAFVVDGHDPAQLAQRCTQVCGAFAEAIEHQGIPHAATPSIGAVRLDGALSANHTLRSLTTAVDMARQRGLPWSLYERGHDASQRNAFRILAALPEALDARDQLSLHYQPRVSLHSGACVGVEALLRWQHPLLGAVAPNEFIPLAEKTALMSRVTAWVLQAGIAQAAAWQRQGHRFSVSLNVSAVDLEQDDFIATLRGLLAQHALEPGRIEIEFTESAMIRHPQRVAEQLQDISALGVKIAIDDFGTGYSNLSYLKRIPANALKIDQSFIRSLPGSRTDCMIVPSMIRLGHDFGQQVVAEGIETEETYAMLRDWGCDEGQGYWIARPMPAAALETWLAAPGRGA